The sequence below is a genomic window from Cicer arietinum cultivar CDC Frontier isolate Library 1 chromosome 6, Cicar.CDCFrontier_v2.0, whole genome shotgun sequence.
ttgttttaatttggtCTATATAGTAAAGTTATATTAATAGTAGTGGGTGTCAAATCCTACTTTTGATATGTGAGAGTTGCTTATGTTGATGCCAAAAATATTCTCTTTGATATCATTTGcttatatatttataagttaAGAATAAAATATGTGTACAATACAAACTACAATTGTTATTAAGATATTATTTGAGGTcagtcaataataaaaatttgagataaatattagttattgatatataaaaaatatgagataaatatttattattgatgaatatttaaaaaacgcgagataaatatttatagtaGATACATAAAAAGACACTGACAACTATTTGtaaatgataaatatgaaaGATAACAAtgcaaatatttatcattgatatatacaaaaacttaagaaaaatatttgtcactaataaatattaaaataaatatttataaggatacacaaaaataacatgtgacatatatttgtcaatgataaatataaaaaattatgagataaatatttattattgatacataaaaaatattacataacaACTATTTATCagcaataaatataaataaaaaataaaaaaataataggaaCCAATATTAGCCACCAGTACATAAAAAAACATGGGAGAAATATGTctttcataaatattaaaaataaagatagataaatatttataatagatgcaataaaaaacacaaacaactATTTGTTAGTCATAAATACAAAGAATAATgggacaaatatttttcttgtatacataaaaaatacgacacaaatatttgtcactaataaatagtaaaaataatattgaataaatatttataaattaatgcATAAAAAACGtgggacaaatatttgttagtgctaaatataaaaaattacaggACAAATATTTGTCGCTGACACATAAAAATTACAGAATAAATAGTTGtcattgattaatatttaaaaaacacaagacaatattttgttattgataaattttaaaatatagacgaaaaatatttgtcattgataaatattaaaaaaaacatgcaataaatatttataacggatgtataaaaaaacaaaggacaaatatttgtcacttatacataaaaatatttaggagaaatagttgttattgataaatatttaaaaaacacaataaatattaaaaaatataaaaaatgtttttcacgaatatataaaaaaaatatttatcactgataaaATATACgagatatataaaaattattcattgtACTATTGATCGTATACATTTCACTTGAAAatgcacaaaaataaaaactacaacttattaccaaaatcaattttatttagtcattaataattataataaattaaatcatgTACCTATAAGATAAATAAGAGGTTAATTTTTTCATTGGTAAAACTAACAATACATTCTATTTTTcttcattaatttattataagtgaaattgattattttttatatattaatataatattatttatataattgaattaatttattgttgtaatcaaataaatttgttatttttaaaatttttattttgattttaaattgtgaattgaGCTATTTAACTTACTATGAGTTTGTTCGAGGTTCAATACTAAAACATGTTCGaataaaatcaaattgagatgattttttacttaattttaaaatattttctctttaaaattcaaaaccaaaaaaatattataagttaatttACTAATGTTACCAAATAGAGCCTAAGTATCAAAATAAGGTGGACCGATCAACTTAGAATATGCCGACAGAGAAATCTAAAGAATGcttcaaaagagaaaatggtttgagtaaaatatttttttataatcattttacaaaaaaagTGATTCTCATtacaatggaaaaaaaaaagaatctatttgtttaaaaacctcTAACAAATAACATCTAagttattaaatgttaaaataaattttttataaccCGTAACAAACTGAGACCTAAATCTTACAATATGTTTTTGACAAACTCCAAAATAAAACTTaagcttaattgcacttttttataattgtatttgaGTCTCgtattttataacaattttaaaattatgttttattttttatattttttttttatcttataagaTATAGTAAATTCtaccataattaactcacacaactgTGAGGTCACGAGTTCGAACTCAAGATACGACGTTTAACCTAACAATTTCGACATTAGCTAGTTGAGCTAGGGCTTAAGGACTATGCCTCCTCTTTTAAATTGAACATATTTGTACCTCTTaagtattatttttcttataattttaatttcaaccCATAAATTTTACTCTAAATATGGCGATTTTTAAGAGTAACATTTTCTCTTCAAATTTACATACGTAGTAATAAATCACCATATCTTAGTGCCAAAAACCACTATTTAGGTCTACAAAATGTAAGTTGAGATTATAACTACGAGGCTACGACAACAAATATGAGTATAATAAAGATGCAcgataatgtaaaattattgtACATTTCATTAAATAACCATTTATACTATTGCCACACTAATTTCTAATGATGGTTCAGGATCAATCAGACACATATCAAGCTATGTACACAAAAGACTCTACTACTTATGAATTCCCTAATTTTAATTTGGTGTGGAAATGGAATGGATATCCGAGAATTCATATCTTTATTTGGAAGCTTTCGCACAAAAAACTTTTAACTAATGTCAAAAGAAATCATCAAGGTATGTTAGATAATGATGTTTGCATCATATGCTCTCAAGCTTTGAAAACCATTATGCATATTTAGCGATTGTAGCACATAATCTTTGGGATAACTTTATTACTATAGAGGATGAACAATGAAGTTCCTTTTTTAGCCTTAGACTTTTTCAATTGATTGATTTTAATCTTATGATAACCAATGTTGGTTCGATCGTAGGTCATTGGCCTCTAGTGTTTTGAATCATGGTAAATATATTATGGATGGATAAGAACCATTAGTTTTCTCAGAAACACCACTTGATCTTGAGCAATATTTACAatcttttaatagattttttttcttttcaattcatTAACATGTTTATCTTTGCCCTTCTTCCTTTATAGAGGGTCGTAAGAGGTAGATTCATGTTACATGGTATCCTTTTGATGCTAATTCTATCAAACTCAATATTGATGGTTCTCATCATATCGCTATATACTTTGTTGCTTAAGGAGGACTTATCAGAGACCATAAAGGAGTTTATATATGCAGTTTCTTTTGTAATCTCGGCCAAGATACCTttatgtttagggtttagggctaGTTCATGGTTTCTGAGTGACTTGCAATTTGGGTTTGCCTACTCTTTGGATGGAAATGGAGTATCTTATTGTAGTCAACAAGTTTCTGTCAAGGAAAACAAGTAGTGACTATCTTACATCTCTTCTCCAAAAAGTCGTCTCTCTTGTGGATCACGAGGAATTGAGTATTGTGGTTACTCACATTTATCGTGAGGCTAATCGTTGTGCAAATAAACTAGTTAACCTTAATCTAAATGAGAATTTTAGTATTGTTGATCTACCTACTCTCTCTTCTAGTGTATTAGTTCTCCTTGATGATGATTGAAGATGGGATGTCTTTCCCTCGTTCagtcatttaagtttttattttgcattttcaattttataaaaaaaaaagttttaataattaattttaattgattatcaatgtaaaattaatttactacaTACACTTTTTTCTCAACAAGTATATTTTTGGGAAATTGTATTCACTTGTTATGAATTCTCTTAAAATTCACACATACACTTCACCTAGTTTTAAAAAAGCATTCACCTCATTTATACTCACTATTAAAAAAACTgtatcaaacttttttttttcttgacaCTTACATATATTATTGTTTAGAATTTTCACTTATTTATAGAGGATCCATCATACTTCTAGTATTTACAATCTAAAAGATATCATTATGTTTTTAGTGATACaatcaaaatatattcaaatatctttttaataaatgataagTAAAGAGAAAAGTGtagcaaaaataaatatttttttaataaatgataaataaagaaGAAAGTGTAGCATAAACAAAATGTTTTATGCACAATATTTTAGAGAGTACACAAAATATAAGtggattttaaaaattaaaaagagcgTGAATGTTATTTAAATAGACATCTAAATTttttgcattttatttattaagaaatcTAAAAGTTCGAATAAAATTGGACTAACAAAATGCAATTATAAGAACCTAAATTTAATTCCAGTGACGGGCAAGACAGGAACTAACAAATGGAAATTGCTACATTCTCTGCATCATCGCTCTTCTCCGAAGATGATGATGACATTCAGAAAAGTCAGtactctctctctttctctctctctctctctctctctctctctctttgcTTCTTCTTGTTTCATCCGTTGACAAGTTATATTTCTGAATGCAGCTGACGAAAACGCAGAGACTCAGGAAACCTATGTTGAGAGGAAGCATCAGTTTCCTGGAATGGTAAACTTTTCATCTTTAATAATATCTTGGATTGCTGCTTTATCATATTCCTCATGTGTGTTTTGTTTTGGGGTCTATTAAATTCagtgttttagtttttatagAGAGTACGATTTCAAGGAGTTAGCTTAATTTGAAGGAATTTGGAATTTAAATGGATGTTATTTATGCTTGTTTATTTAGAATTTACTTCACCGGAGTTGAGTTTGGAATTGAAATGGGTTTTAtacttgtttattttttttttaaagaaaaattgggGAAGgggaatattattattaatcagtGGCCCTAATGGCCATTTTACAACTGTCCCATACAGGATTGAAACTGTCCCTTGAGATCTTACCGCCGAGCTAGCCTCTCTTGGACAttcttgtttgtttgttttattgtgTTGCATACTATTAGTCTTGTTGATAGAATGATAAAACAAGAGAGTCTTGTTGATAGAGCAACAATGAGATTGTAATAAAGGTCTCACGTCTGCGGTTGCATCCTGATGTTTGATATTGCAGAGAATCGCAGTTGATGCGGCATCAATCGTGGCCGTGTTGTGGTTGCAGAGAAAACACTGATGTCTCTAGATTGTAGTTGACgaagtttatttaaaatgttaattgttATGTTGTCTCAATGGAAATGCAATTTGATATGTGTTATGAAAGGTGAAGTTTTTGAGCCGATGTGTTCTACCACagagttgaaaattttgaaaggtAGTGGGTAATTTTCTTATAAAGATCTTAGTGTTGCACACATGTTTAGGCAATCCACCCATTTTTCAAAAAGATTAAGTGTACTTGGTTCGGATGAAAACAAGGGAAGTAAAGGTTGGTAGTATTTACTTGCTTGCGGAGTATCAGAATACGGAATAGAAACAAAGATGCCATcattacaattacaatttttGTAATATCTGAAATTAGGCTATAATTAAAGAGAAATTACTAATCTGTAGGACTCGAGTCCCACATCTGAAGTATGGGATTCTGCTGTTGTTTAGCCAATAGGTGCTATTTGCTGTTGTTGTTTCTGTTGAGAACTTGAGATGGTCATTTTGTTTGTCATGTTGTTACTGTTAGACATGCTAGTTCTGTGAATTTGCTCGCGACACGAAACCTCTGTAAACTTCAACTCTTCTTGTTCTTGAGATTGTATTGGTTCTGAGTAGCTTTATGCCATTGTCTTTTACGCAGGAGTTGATTATCCGAGAGTTTTCTTTTCATCAACTGAATGCTAATTTGCTCTGGCCAGGAACTTTTGCATTTGCGGAATGGTTAGTTCAACACAGATCATGCCTTGAAGGACGGCGTACCATTGAGTTGGGGAGGTACTTCAATTACTTGCACATCGGTTTATTTATATAAGCAATAATTTGCAAAGTATATTactcttttttataatttttgaaagtGACCTCTGGTTATATACGTCTATgttagtgttgtcaaatagacTTTATAGCGGCGCTATAGCGCTATAAtatagcagaatttgaacaaattgctatTGCTCTGTAATACACTATTTAGTACAATTTGTTGTCAAATAATTGTTATTGCCTATTGCGATGCTATAACACTTCAACatagtggaatttgaacaaactgttATTTTCTGCAATCCGCAATTGACAACATGGATGATGTAAAGTTTTCCTATTCTTGTAAAATCTTAACTTGATCCCATGTCATTTGCATGCATCTATGAATAACCACTCTTGGTTGTACATTTCTCTTCTTGAATAGAAGACCTAACTTCCATCTCTTATAGAAATGTATTAAGTGTTGACATATTTTGATTTCATGTTTTGTTTTGCTCATGCTACATCCATTTTCAGTGGCACTGGTGCTTTGGCCATATTTCTTCAAAAATCATATAATCTTGATATCACAACTTCAGATTATGATGATCAAGAAATACAGGAGAACATAGCTCACAACTGCCGTGCAAATGATTTACCTGTCATTCCTCATATAAAACGTGAGTATTCTTTCAAATTATCTAGTCATCTTTTATTGCTCAAACACATAAATGCTAACTGTCGTTTTTAATGAGAAAAGGAGCCTTCAGGTAAGATTACTACATGTTTGTTAACTCCAATGACTCGTTTCCTGATATGTTCGTTGACTCCTTCAAGGGCCTTGCATTAACTTTGTTTTAACAACTTAATAAAGCACTTATAACATAAGCACTTATCATATATGTGtttatgtataagctatttgTATAACaagataaaattaagttaaacggTTTTCATATAAACTTTAAGTTGTTCTCATAAGCTATCTTGGAGAGTTTACGAAAATAAGCTGACAACTGCTTATGAACATGTCATAAGctattttcataagctctcCCAAATAGTTTCGCAAGTGCTTATATcagtagataaactcaaataagcaAATCCCAACAGGCCCCTAGATGTTACTGAGTTGTAGGTTGATCAACTTGACTTGCTGTAATTTAGGAGATGGTTACTTTTAGAATTAACATGGTACAAAATGTAAATATTTGCTTGTTTAGACTCACTTATTTTTCCTCTAATTCTATAGAATTTAATGTACTCTTAGTTTTACTATTTATTCTCATAATACTTTCTCCTTTAGAACTGTCAAAACCGTGATTCTCCTTATGTATTTTAGGAAGTTTTATATTTGCTATATTTCTGTAACAATTGTATCTTGCTATTATTAGGTTTGTGTATTTAGGATCAATCCCATAATCACAGGGATCTGTTTCCTTAGAATTAGCTGTCCATATTTCCTAAAATAAGCTGCAGGCTCATGTATATATGTAGGTCCAATGACCTCATAATAATATAAGAAAGAATATTATTCCTTCTAAATTTaagatggtatcagagctccTGATCCTTGGGAGCCTCTgaccgtgcctgtaaaccctaagttgcagccttcattgctgcgctacctttaaacattgttgcagccttcattgcagcgcaactcTCTCTACCTTGATCGCACCTGGTCATGGCTGAGGTCATGAATCCTATTCTGGAAACTGGGAACAGACCCTAGACTGCTGGAGAATTGCAGAATGTTCATTCTGCTTATCGGTTAAATGGGAAGAATTATCTCAAATGGTCTCAACTCATTAGGACCATCttgaaaggaaaaggaaaagtcAGTCACCTGACTGATAAAGCACCTGATAAAACAGATCCCAAGTTCAAATCATGGGACGAAGAAGACTCCATGATCATGGCGTGGCTATGGAATTCAATGGTCCCAGAAATCAGTGATACATGCATGTTCcttaaatcagcaaaggaaatttGGGACGCAGTAGAGGAAACTTATTCTAAGGCCAAGGATGCTGCTCAAATTTATGATGTAAAGGTAAAAACCGTGGCTGCCAAACAGGGAAACAAATCAGTTACAGAATATGCCAATCAACTCAAGTCTCTATGGATGGAATTGGACCACTATCGAGTTATACAAGCAAAGTGTTCAGAAGACTCAGCAATCCTTAAGGAGTATATTGAACAAGATAGAGTCTATGATTTTTTGGTAGGCCTGAATCCTGAATATGACCAGGTCCGAATCCAAATCCTGGGAAAAGAGAAAGTCCCTGGGCTTAATGAAGTGGTAGCCATTATCCGGAGTGAAGAAAGCAGGAGAGGACTGATGCTGGAGACCTCAACCACTGAAAGCTCCGCAATGATAGCTGAAAGAGGAACAATCATGGTTGCTAACCAGAGGAAAAGTGGGGTTCCAAATATGGAAAAAAAACACGAGGAGGTCTGGTGTACCCACTGTAACAAGCCGCGCCACACAAGAGAGAAGTGCTGGAAATTACATGGAAAACCCCCAAGCCGAGAATGGGGGCCGAAAGGAGGCCCTCCAAAAAGAGGAGGGCAAGGGCAAGCATACATTGCTAATGGACAAAGTGAAGAATCTGTCCAGCTGAATCATGAAGAGATAGAACGGGTCAGATCCCTCCTTAGTAAATTGGAGAAGCCCACAGGTACATGCTCCTTAACATATTCTGGTAAGCTTCCACTTTCTTTTGGGCTTAATGTTTCAGATACACCATTTACACATTACTGGATATTAGACTCGGGAGCCACTGACCATATGCCCCCTCTACCCAAATACTTCTCCACATATTCCCCATGTCCTAGCAACAAGAAAATTTCCACGGCAGATGGAACCCTTATAACTGCAGCAGGACAAGGAGAGGTCCAAATAAGCCCATccataacattaaaaaatgtcCTTCATGTCCCTAAACTGTCCACCAATCTGATTTCTATACAAAAACTCACAAAAGATCTCTCATGTAATGCTTTTTTTCATAGCAACTCTTGTATACTGCAGGACAAGAACTCGGGGAGGACGATTGGACATGCGAGAGAATGGAATGACCTATACTACATGGACGATCCTAATCTGCCTACCAAGAGCCGCTCTCTCATATCTGAATCTACCATGACCAATAAAGAGAAAGCTCAACTATACCATTGTCGGCTAGGACACCCTTCATTTCGAGTTGTAAAAGTGCTTTTCCCTTccttgtttaaaaatttaaatgtggaGAGTCTCCATTGTGAGGTGTGTgagcttgctaaacacaagcgtgTACCTTTTCCCATTAGCAATAAAATGAGTCCTTTCCCTTTCTTTCTTGTTCACACTGATGTATGGGGTCCTGCTTATGTTCCTAATATCTCAGGTGCTAAATGGTTTTTAACCTTCATAGATGATTGTACCCGAGTGACTTgggtttttttattgaaacaaaaatcagaAGTTAGCTCCGTGTTTTTTCAGTTTGTCTCAatgattaaaaatcaatttgggGTCGGTATCAAAAGAATTAGGTCTGATAATGCCAAGGACTACTTTAACCTTGTACTAAACTCTTTTTGCCAAAAGG
It includes:
- the LOC101504843 gene encoding uncharacterized protein, which produces MEIATFSASSLFSEDDDDIQKTDENAETQETYVERKHQFPGMELIIREFSFHQLNANLLWPGTFAFAEWLVQHRSCLEGRRTIELGSGTGALAIFLQKSYNLDITTSDYDDQEIQENIAHNCRANDLPVIPHIKHTWGYKFPNPDPDWDLIIASDILLYVKQYANLIQTISFLLKSYRHRNRTKVSPTGNNENHGDVVLPWPAFLMSWRRRIGKEDESIFFDGCKKAGLEVKHIGSRVYCISPVGNEKSH